From the genome of Symphalangus syndactylus isolate Jambi chromosome 5, NHGRI_mSymSyn1-v2.1_pri, whole genome shotgun sequence, one region includes:
- the LPCAT4 gene encoding lysophospholipid acyltransferase LPCAT4 codes for MNQGSPGDWAPLDPTPGPPASPNPFVHELHLSRLQRVKFCLLGALLAPIRVLLAFIVLFLLWPFAWLQVAGLSEEQLQEPITGWRKTLCHNGVLGLSRLLFFLLGFLRIRVRGQRASRLQAPVLVAAPHSTFFDPIVLLPCDLPKVVSRAENLSVPVIGALLRFNQAILVSRHDPASRRRVVEEVRRRATSGGKWPQVLFFPEGTCSNKKALLKFKPGAFIAGVPVQPVLIRYPNSLDTTSWAWRGPGVLKVLWLTASQPCSIVDVEFLPVYHPSPEESRDPTLYANNVQRVMAQALGIPATECEFVGSLPVIVVGRLKVALEPQLWELGKVLRKAGLSPGYVDAGAEPGRSRMISQEEFARQLQLSDPQTVAGAFGYFQQDTKGLVDFRDVALALAALDGGRSLEELTRLAFELFAEEQAEGPNRLLYKDGFSTILHLLLGSPHPAATALHAELCQAGSSQGLSLCQFQNFSLHDPLYGKLFSTYLRPPHTSRGTSQTPNASSPGSPTALANGTVQAPKQKGD; via the exons ATGAACCAGGGAAGTCCGGGGGACTGGGCCCCCCTCGATCCCACCCCCGGACCCCCAGCATCCCCCAACCCCTTCGTGCATGAGTTACATCTCTCTCGCCTCCAGAGGGTTAAG TTCTGCCTCCTGGGGGCATTGCTGGCCCCCATCCGAGTGCTTCTGGCCTTTATCGTCCTCTTTCTCCTCTGGCCCTTTGCCTGGCTGCAAGTGGCCGGTCTTAGTGAGGAGCAGCTTCAGGAGCCAATTACGGGATGGAGGAA GACTCTGTGCCACAACGGGGTGCTAGGCCTGAGCCGCCTGCTGTTTTTCCTGCTGGGCTTCCTCCGGATTCGTGTTCGCGGCCAGCGAGCCTCTCGCCTTCAAGCCCCTGTCCTTGTTGCTGCCCCACACTCCACTTTCTTTGACCCCATTGTTCTGCTGCCCTGTGACCTGCCCAAAGTTGTGTCCCGAGCTGAGAACCTTTCCGTTCCTGTCATTGGAG CCCTTCTTCGATTCAACCAAGCCATCCTAGTATCCCGGCATGACCCAGCTTCTCGACGCAGAGTGGTGGAGGAGGTCCGAAGGCGGGCCACCTCAGGAGGCAAGTGGCCGCAG GTGCTATTCTTTCCTGAGGGCACCTGTTCCAACAAGAAGGCTTTGCTTAAGTTCAAACCAG GAGCCTTCATCGCAGGGGTGCCTGTGCAGCCTGTCCTCATCCGCTACCCCAACAGTCTG GACACCACCAGCTGGGCATGGAGGGGTCCTGGAGT ACTCAAAGTCCTCTGGCTCACAGCCTCTCAGCCCTGCAGCATTGTGGATGTGGAG TTCCTTCCTGTGTATCACCCCAGCCCTGAGGAGAGCAGGGACCCCACCCTCTATGCCAACAATGTTCAGAGGGTCATGGCACA GGCTCTGGGCATTCCAGCCACCGAATGTGAGTTTGTAGGGAGCTTACCTGTGATTGTGGTGGGCCGGCTGAAGGTGGCGTTGGAGCCACAGCTCTGGGAACTGGGAAAAGTGCTTCGGAAGGCTGG GCTGTCACCTGGCTATGTGGACGCTGGGGCAGAGCCAGGCCGGAGTCGAATGATCAGCCAGGAAGAGTTTGCCAGGCAGCTACAGCTCTCTGATCCTCAGACGGTGGCTGGTGCCTTTGGCTACTTCCAGCAG GATACCAAGGGTTTGGTGGACTTCCGAGATGTGGCCCTTGCACTAGCAGCTCTGGATGGGGGCAGGAGCCTGGAAGAGCTGACTCGTCTGGCCTTCGAG CTCTTTGCTGAAGAGCAAGCAGAGGGGCCCAACCGCCTGCTGTACAAAGACGGCTTCAGCACCATCCTGCACCTGCTGCTGGGTTCACCCCACCCTGCTGCCACAGCTTTGCATGCTGAGCTGTGCCAGGCAGGATCCAGCCAAGGCCTCTCCCTCT GTCAGTTCCAGAACTTCTCCCTCCATGACCCACTCTATGGGAAACTCTTCAGCACCTACCTGCGCCCCCCACACACCTCTCGAGGCACCTCCCAGACACCAAATGCCTCATCCCCAGGCAGCCCCACTGCTCTGGCCAACGGGACTGTGCAAGCACCCAAGCAGAAGGGAGACTga